One stretch of Caldinitratiruptor microaerophilus DNA includes these proteins:
- a CDS encoding HAD family hydrolase, whose translation MAVLLLFDIDGTLLAGKAGRRAFARTFAVLAGDPLAADGIRFAGRTDVSIFEDIVSRSGLGHLKLEDIVPTYLRMLAEEVARDPGRLYPGVRELLDALSREPGFCLALGTGNLEAGARLKLEPHGIWHYFPTGGFADDSPVREELIAAGIRKAERHYGTRFDRVVVIGDTPLDVGSGRANGAATLAVAQGFYGEDELRAAGADRVLPNFQDLGATLDALRALAR comes from the coding sequence GTGGCGGTACTCCTTCTCTTCGACATCGACGGCACCCTCCTGGCGGGAAAGGCCGGCCGCAGGGCCTTCGCGCGCACCTTCGCGGTGCTCGCCGGCGACCCGCTGGCGGCGGACGGGATCCGCTTCGCCGGCAGGACGGACGTCTCGATCTTCGAGGACATCGTGTCCCGCAGCGGCCTGGGGCACCTGAAGCTCGAGGACATCGTCCCCACCTATCTCCGCATGCTCGCGGAGGAGGTGGCGCGCGACCCTGGCCGCCTGTACCCGGGCGTGAGGGAACTCCTGGACGCTCTCTCCCGGGAGCCCGGCTTCTGCCTGGCGCTCGGCACCGGCAACCTGGAGGCGGGGGCGCGGCTGAAGCTCGAGCCGCACGGCATCTGGCACTACTTCCCCACCGGCGGCTTCGCAGACGACTCCCCCGTCCGGGAGGAGCTCATCGCCGCGGGCATCCGCAAGGCGGAGCGGCACTACGGCACCCGGTTCGACCGTGTGGTTGTCATCGGCGACACCCCCTTGGACGTGGGCTCCGGCCGCGCGAACGGCGCCGCCACCCTGGCCGTCGCCCAGGGCTTCTACGGCGAGGACGAGCTGCGCGCCGCCGGCGCCGACCGCGTGCTGCCGAACTTCCAGGACCTGGGTGCCACCCTGGACGCCCTGCGCGCCCTCGCCCGCTGA
- a CDS encoding FAD-binding oxidoreductase, with translation MPEHSIPALLAAADVAAVPGPPSGYRVDGPEPAWRVTPPDEEGVCRVLALARANRAAVVPRGSGTRDRAGNPLDRADIVLETAALDRVVEYNPADLTVTVQAGMRLAELQRVLGEEGQWLPVDPPGAERMTVGGWVASAAAGPRRLAYGAPRDLVLGLRVALTAGHVIRTGGRVVKNVAGYDLTRLFTGSMGTLGVITEVSMKVRPVPEARRTLAYGFGEPEAARRFARAVVQSELLPAALEVFCPGAAEAVRAPGPWAVAVLLEETPAAVAYQTERLHALAREARARHDHRTDDGEAAAFWKRLSRLWEEAVVAARVQVPPAAAVDVLVRATTLVHSLGLPQALALQGTAGAGTGTVRLLLSGTVTEETLGPLAAWANALAAAAREHEGSLVVEAAPAGLKSRIQVWGPPGPAHGLMVGIKERFDPERVLNPGRFVGGI, from the coding sequence ATGCCCGAACATTCCATTCCAGCGCTCCTGGCGGCGGCGGACGTCGCCGCGGTCCCGGGCCCGCCGTCCGGCTACCGGGTGGACGGACCGGAGCCGGCCTGGCGGGTGACCCCGCCCGACGAGGAGGGCGTCTGTCGGGTCCTGGCGCTGGCCCGGGCGAACCGGGCCGCGGTCGTGCCGAGGGGCAGCGGGACCCGCGACCGCGCCGGCAACCCCCTCGACCGCGCCGACATCGTCCTGGAGACGGCCGCCCTGGACCGGGTGGTCGAGTACAACCCGGCCGACCTCACCGTGACCGTCCAGGCGGGCATGCGCCTGGCGGAACTGCAGCGCGTCCTGGGCGAAGAGGGCCAGTGGCTCCCCGTCGACCCGCCCGGGGCGGAGCGCATGACCGTCGGCGGGTGGGTGGCCAGCGCCGCGGCCGGCCCGCGGCGGCTCGCCTACGGCGCGCCCCGCGACCTGGTGCTGGGGCTGCGCGTCGCCCTGACTGCCGGGCACGTGATCCGCACCGGCGGCCGCGTGGTGAAGAACGTGGCCGGGTACGACCTCACCCGGCTCTTCACCGGGTCGATGGGCACCCTGGGCGTGATCACCGAGGTCAGCATGAAGGTGCGGCCGGTGCCGGAGGCGCGCCGGACCCTGGCCTACGGGTTCGGCGAGCCCGAGGCCGCCCGCCGTTTCGCCCGCGCCGTGGTGCAGTCCGAACTGCTGCCCGCGGCGCTGGAGGTCTTCTGCCCCGGCGCCGCGGAGGCGGTCCGTGCGCCGGGCCCCTGGGCGGTGGCGGTGCTCCTGGAGGAAACCCCGGCCGCGGTCGCCTACCAGACGGAGCGGCTGCATGCCCTCGCCCGGGAGGCGAGGGCCCGTCACGACCACCGCACGGACGACGGCGAGGCGGCGGCGTTCTGGAAGCGCCTGTCCCGTCTGTGGGAAGAGGCGGTGGTGGCGGCGCGAGTCCAGGTGCCCCCTGCGGCGGCGGTGGACGTGCTGGTGCGGGCCACGACCCTCGTGCACAGCCTGGGGCTGCCGCAGGCGCTCGCTCTGCAGGGGACGGCGGGCGCGGGCACCGGCACGGTCCGGCTTCTCCTGTCCGGCACCGTGACCGAGGAGACCCTGGGGCCCCTCGCTGCCTGGGCGAACGCGCTCGCCGCGGCGGCCCGGGAGCACGAGGGGAGCCTGGTCGTGGAGGCGGCGCCGGCCGGGCTCAAGTCGCGCATCCAGGTCTGGGGCCCGCCCGGACCAGCCCACGGGCTCATGGTCGGCATCAAGGAGCGCTTCGACCCGGAGCGCGTCCTGAACCCGGGCCGGTTCGTGGGGGGGATCTGA
- a CDS encoding (Fe-S)-binding protein, translating to MAAIQLGQAALRELDTCVHCGLCLPACPTYRELGQEPDSPRGRIYLARALFEGRLDPRGPALEHLDLCLGCLACETACPSGVHYGVILEDVRAATEAVRPRSVLVRWLRHLLLRWLLPSPGRLALAARLLRIGRALRLDALAPRHLRELGRAAPPVPPRPSRALLPAELPPPAPAAPLRVGLLAGCVQDVLLGETNLSTARVLGLYGCTVVNPPGQVCCGALAAHAGDRETARELARRNIEAFEGVDYVVVNAAGCGAHMKKYGHLLADDPEWAVRAEAFSRRVRDFSELLAALAAEGRGPELPGVAAGDGARPAVAYQDACHLAHGQGIRTQPRALLGQVCEVRNLADEACCGSAGFYNLVQPEMATAARDRKVEQIRATGARTVVTGNAGCLLQLRAGVRAAGLDVEVVHIADYLARRYDELGAAARPAGAGGGAQVAGAAARRE from the coding sequence GTGGCGGCGATCCAGCTCGGGCAGGCCGCCCTCCGGGAACTCGACACGTGCGTGCACTGCGGCCTCTGCCTGCCGGCCTGCCCCACCTATCGGGAGCTGGGCCAGGAGCCCGACTCACCCCGGGGCCGTATCTACCTGGCCCGGGCGCTCTTCGAGGGACGGCTGGACCCCCGCGGCCCGGCGCTCGAGCACCTCGACCTCTGCCTGGGCTGCCTGGCCTGCGAGACCGCCTGCCCGTCGGGCGTCCACTACGGCGTGATCCTCGAGGACGTGCGCGCCGCGACGGAGGCGGTCCGGCCCCGCTCCGTCCTGGTGCGCTGGCTGCGCCACCTCCTGCTGCGCTGGCTCCTGCCTTCCCCGGGGCGGCTGGCGCTGGCGGCGAGGCTCCTCCGGATCGGCCGGGCGCTCCGGCTCGACGCCCTGGCCCCGCGCCACCTGCGCGAGCTCGGCCGGGCAGCGCCGCCGGTGCCGCCGAGGCCCTCCCGGGCGCTCCTGCCCGCGGAGCTGCCACCGCCCGCGCCGGCGGCGCCTCTCCGGGTCGGCCTCCTGGCCGGCTGCGTCCAGGACGTCCTCCTGGGGGAGACGAACCTCTCGACCGCTCGAGTCCTGGGCCTGTATGGCTGCACGGTGGTGAACCCGCCGGGGCAGGTGTGCTGCGGCGCCCTGGCGGCCCACGCCGGCGACCGCGAGACCGCCCGGGAGCTGGCCCGGCGGAACATCGAGGCTTTCGAGGGCGTCGACTACGTGGTGGTGAACGCCGCCGGGTGCGGTGCCCACATGAAGAAGTACGGCCACCTGCTGGCAGACGATCCCGAGTGGGCTGTGCGCGCCGAGGCCTTCAGCCGGCGGGTCCGGGACTTCAGCGAGCTGCTCGCCGCCCTGGCGGCCGAGGGGCGCGGGCCGGAGCTGCCCGGAGTGGCCGCCGGCGACGGGGCGCGGCCGGCGGTCGCCTACCAGGACGCCTGCCACCTGGCCCACGGCCAGGGGATCCGGACACAGCCGCGAGCCCTCCTGGGTCAGGTGTGCGAGGTGCGGAACCTGGCCGACGAGGCGTGTTGCGGCAGCGCCGGCTTCTATAACCTGGTCCAGCCGGAGATGGCGACCGCGGCGCGGGACCGCAAGGTCGAGCAGATCCGCGCCACGGGTGCCCGCACCGTGGTCACGGGCAACGCCGGCTGCCTCCTGCAGCTGCGGGCCGGCGTGCGGGCGGCCGGGCTGGACGTCGAGGTCGTCCACATCGCCGACTACCTGGCCCGCCGCTACGACGAGCTGGGCGCGGCTGCGCGTCCCGCCGGGGCCGGCGGAGGCGCCCAGGTCGCCGGGGCCGCCGCGCGGAGGGAGTGA
- a CDS encoding FAD-binding oxidoreductase — protein MAHEDVIRELQAIVGPRWVLHRPEDLLAYECDGYTLERRPPLAVVQPDSTEEVSRVLRALHRRRIPFIPRGAGTGLSGGAIPQGGEVVISLTRMNRLLEVDVENQRAVVQPGHVNLHLTQKVQGHGYYYAPDPSSQYACTLGGNVAENAGGPHCLKYGVTMNHVLGLTLVLPDGEVVRLGGKAWDYPGYDLVGLVVGSEGTMGVVTEIVVRLLRRPQAVKTCLALFDTVEDASRTVSGITARGIIPAALELMDRLAIDAVEKGNFPVGYPPDIQAVLIAEVDGLAAGLDDQMERIVAVCRENNVREVRVARTDAERALWWNNRKTAFGAMGKLAPDYYVQDGVIPRSKLTEVLRRIDEISREYGLPVANVFHAGDGNLHPLVLYDRRQPGVVEKVVKAGSAILKACVDAGGTISGEHGIGIEKREDMRLVFTQADLDAQSCVREVFDPDGLANPGKLLPSPARCVDIRALPVAGAAGGAGRAG, from the coding sequence ATGGCGCACGAGGACGTGATCCGGGAGCTGCAGGCCATCGTGGGTCCCCGGTGGGTCCTCCACCGCCCGGAGGACCTCCTGGCCTACGAGTGCGACGGCTACACCCTGGAGCGCCGGCCGCCCCTGGCCGTGGTCCAGCCCGACTCCACCGAGGAGGTCTCCCGGGTCCTGCGGGCGCTCCACCGCCGGCGGATCCCGTTCATCCCCCGGGGGGCCGGCACCGGCCTGTCCGGCGGGGCGATCCCCCAGGGCGGGGAGGTCGTCATCAGCCTCACCCGGATGAACCGGCTCCTGGAGGTGGACGTCGAGAACCAGCGGGCCGTGGTCCAGCCGGGCCACGTGAACCTGCACCTGACGCAGAAGGTGCAGGGACACGGGTACTACTACGCGCCCGACCCCTCCAGCCAGTACGCGTGCACGCTCGGGGGCAACGTGGCGGAGAACGCCGGCGGGCCGCACTGCCTGAAGTACGGGGTGACCATGAACCACGTCCTGGGCCTGACGCTCGTGCTCCCCGACGGCGAGGTGGTGCGGCTGGGCGGCAAGGCCTGGGACTACCCCGGCTACGACCTGGTCGGGCTCGTGGTCGGCTCCGAGGGGACCATGGGGGTCGTCACCGAGATCGTCGTGCGGCTCCTCCGCAGGCCTCAGGCCGTCAAGACCTGCCTGGCCCTCTTCGACACGGTGGAGGACGCGAGCCGCACCGTCTCCGGCATCACCGCCCGGGGGATCATCCCGGCCGCCCTGGAGCTCATGGACCGGCTGGCCATCGACGCCGTCGAGAAGGGGAACTTCCCCGTCGGCTACCCGCCGGACATCCAGGCCGTCCTCATCGCCGAGGTCGACGGCCTGGCGGCCGGCCTCGACGACCAGATGGAGCGCATCGTTGCCGTCTGCCGGGAGAACAACGTCCGAGAGGTGCGGGTCGCCCGGACGGACGCCGAGCGGGCGCTGTGGTGGAACAACCGGAAGACCGCCTTCGGGGCGATGGGCAAGCTGGCCCCCGACTACTACGTCCAGGACGGCGTCATCCCGCGTTCGAAGCTGACCGAGGTCCTGCGCCGCATCGACGAGATCAGCCGGGAGTACGGCCTGCCGGTCGCCAACGTGTTCCACGCCGGCGACGGCAACCTGCACCCGTTGGTGCTCTACGACCGCCGGCAGCCCGGGGTGGTCGAGAAGGTGGTGAAGGCCGGCTCGGCCATCCTCAAGGCGTGTGTGGACGCCGGGGGTACCATCTCGGGCGAGCACGGCATCGGCATCGAGAAGCGCGAGGACATGCGCCTGGTCTTCACCCAGGCCGACCTCGACGCCCAGAGCTGCGTCCGCGAGGTCTTCGACCCGGATGGCCTGGCCAACCCGGGCAAGCTCCTCCCGTCCCCGGCCCGCTGCGTCGACATCCGGGCCCTGCCGGTGGCCGGGGCGGCCGGGGGCGCGGGCCGGGCCGGTTGA
- the hutH gene encoding histidine ammonia-lyase, with amino-acid sequence MENESEHQEGTTVDVIPVGRPIGLAEVVAVAGGRAQARLAPEARARVEAARALVQRLLARRQPVYGVTTGFGKFSDVPISPEEVARLQHNLLVSHAAGVGEPLDDAAVRAAMLLRAQALAQGHSGVRPAVVDLLLEMLNRGVHPVVPSQGSLGASGDLAPLAHLALVLVGEGEARYRGERLPGREALARAGLRPLTLEAKEGLALINGTQIMTGIGALALAGALDLLKVADVAAALTAEALGAIPTAWDPRIQELRGHPGQAAAAANLRRLTQGSALLTAPGEVRVQDAYTLRCIPQVHGASRTAIDHVAQVVGWELNAVTDNPLLFPDEGEVLSGGNFHGQPVALAMDYLGIAVAELASMSERRVERLLNPTLSGLPAFLTRAGGLNSGLMILQYTAAALVSENKVLAHPASVDSIPSSANQEDHVSMGTIAARKARRIVEHARHVLAIELVCAAQAVEFHDPRGLGAGTRAAYRAVRERIPPLAEDRLQHADIARAVELIESGALLSAVEGAVGPLE; translated from the coding sequence ATGGAGAACGAAAGCGAACACCAGGAGGGGACCACAGTGGACGTGATTCCGGTGGGCAGGCCGATCGGGCTGGCAGAGGTCGTGGCCGTCGCTGGCGGCAGGGCGCAGGCCCGCCTGGCGCCCGAGGCCCGTGCCCGAGTGGAGGCCGCCCGGGCCCTGGTGCAGCGGCTCCTGGCCCGGCGCCAGCCGGTCTACGGGGTGACCACGGGCTTCGGCAAGTTCAGCGACGTCCCGATCTCCCCGGAGGAGGTCGCCCGCCTGCAGCACAACCTCCTCGTCAGCCACGCCGCCGGGGTCGGCGAGCCCCTCGACGACGCCGCCGTGCGGGCGGCGATGCTCCTGCGGGCCCAGGCGCTCGCGCAGGGGCACTCCGGCGTGCGGCCGGCGGTGGTCGACCTCCTCCTCGAGATGCTCAACCGGGGCGTGCACCCGGTCGTCCCGTCGCAGGGCTCCCTGGGGGCGAGCGGCGATCTGGCCCCGCTGGCGCACCTCGCCCTGGTGCTGGTCGGAGAGGGCGAGGCGCGCTACCGCGGCGAGCGCCTCCCTGGCCGGGAGGCGCTCGCCCGGGCCGGGCTCAGGCCCCTCACCCTGGAGGCCAAGGAGGGCCTGGCCCTCATCAACGGCACGCAGATCATGACCGGGATCGGTGCGCTGGCACTGGCCGGGGCGCTCGACCTCCTCAAGGTGGCCGACGTGGCCGCCGCCCTCACCGCCGAGGCCCTGGGAGCGATCCCGACCGCCTGGGACCCCCGCATTCAGGAGCTCCGGGGCCATCCGGGCCAGGCTGCGGCCGCGGCCAACCTCCGGCGCCTGACGCAGGGGTCCGCGCTCCTCACCGCCCCCGGCGAGGTCCGGGTGCAGGACGCCTACACCCTGCGCTGCATCCCCCAGGTGCACGGGGCGAGCCGGACGGCGATCGACCACGTCGCGCAGGTCGTGGGCTGGGAGCTGAACGCCGTCACCGACAACCCGCTGCTCTTCCCCGACGAGGGCGAGGTGCTCTCCGGCGGCAACTTCCACGGCCAGCCGGTGGCCCTGGCGATGGACTACCTCGGCATCGCCGTGGCGGAACTGGCCAGCATGAGCGAGCGCCGGGTCGAGCGGCTCCTCAACCCGACGCTCTCCGGCCTGCCGGCCTTCCTGACCCGGGCCGGCGGGCTGAACTCGGGGCTCATGATCCTGCAGTACACCGCGGCGGCGCTGGTCTCGGAGAACAAGGTCCTCGCCCACCCGGCCAGCGTGGACTCGATCCCGTCCTCCGCCAACCAGGAGGACCACGTCAGCATGGGGACGATCGCCGCCCGCAAGGCCCGCCGCATCGTGGAGCACGCCCGCCACGTGCTGGCGATCGAGCTCGTCTGTGCCGCCCAGGCGGTGGAGTTCCACGACCCCCGCGGGCTCGGCGCCGGCACCCGGGCGGCGTACCGGGCCGTCCGGGAGCGCATCCCGCCCCTGGCGGAGGACCGGCTCCAGCACGCCGACATCGCCCGGGCGGTCGAGCTCATCGAGTCCGGGGCGCTCCTCAGCGCCGTCGAGGGGGCGGTAGGGCCCCTGGAGTGA
- a CDS encoding 2-hydroxyacid dehydrogenase has product MKILCIGDAMIPGAWFTEAAEGLGTAQRVTADWETDWGRLQHRRLVVEHEGPAVEEVPPVFRAHPDAEIALALFCPFSAEGMDAFENLRLIGVARAGVENVDVRAATERDILVVNVMGRNAEAVSDFAIGLLLSEARNIARAHAAIKSGTWRKEFSNSAHIPELKGKTVGIVGFGYIGRLVARKLSGFDVRVLVYDPYVQPQDVEGTGVHRVDKETLFAEADFVTIHARLTPESRGLVGRAELARMKPTAYLINTARAGLVDTDALVEALREKRIAGAALDVFDVEPIPAGHPLLELDNVTLTSHLAGTTREALTRSPYLLVEEVARVLDGQPTRSLKNPEVLDRPAVQAWLRKARAELGRAR; this is encoded by the coding sequence ATGAAGATCCTTTGCATCGGCGATGCCATGATCCCCGGCGCCTGGTTCACGGAGGCCGCTGAGGGGCTGGGGACGGCCCAGCGCGTCACCGCCGACTGGGAGACCGACTGGGGCCGCCTCCAGCACCGGCGGCTGGTGGTCGAGCACGAGGGGCCGGCGGTGGAGGAGGTCCCGCCCGTGTTCCGGGCCCACCCCGACGCCGAGATCGCGCTCGCCCTCTTCTGCCCCTTCTCCGCCGAGGGCATGGACGCCTTCGAGAACCTGCGCCTCATCGGTGTGGCCCGGGCCGGGGTGGAGAACGTGGACGTCCGGGCCGCCACGGAGCGGGACATCCTGGTCGTGAACGTCATGGGGCGCAACGCGGAGGCCGTGTCGGACTTCGCGATCGGCCTTCTCCTCAGCGAGGCCCGGAACATCGCCCGGGCGCACGCCGCCATCAAGAGCGGCACCTGGCGCAAGGAGTTCAGCAACAGCGCCCACATCCCGGAGCTGAAGGGCAAGACCGTGGGCATCGTCGGCTTCGGCTACATCGGGCGCCTGGTGGCCCGCAAGCTGAGCGGCTTCGACGTCCGGGTCCTGGTCTACGACCCCTACGTGCAGCCCCAGGACGTGGAGGGGACCGGGGTGCACCGGGTCGACAAGGAGACCCTGTTCGCCGAGGCCGACTTCGTCACCATCCACGCCCGGCTCACGCCCGAGAGCCGGGGGCTCGTGGGGCGGGCCGAGCTGGCGAGGATGAAGCCGACCGCCTACCTCATCAACACCGCCCGGGCCGGCCTGGTCGACACGGACGCTCTGGTCGAGGCGCTGCGGGAGAAGCGGATCGCCGGCGCCGCCCTCGACGTGTTCGACGTCGAGCCGATCCCGGCCGGCCACCCGCTCCTCGAGCTCGACAACGTCACCCTGACCTCCCACCTGGCGGGTACCACCCGGGAAGCGCTGACCCGCTCCCCCTACCTCCTGGTGGAGGAGGTGGCCCGGGTCCTGGACGGCCAGCCGACCCGCTCCCTCAAGAACCCGGAGGTCCTGGACCGGCCGGCCGTCCAGGCGTGGCTCCGGAAGGCCCGGGCCGAATTGGGGAGGGCCCGCTGA
- a CDS encoding class II fructose-bisphosphate aldolase: MPELARFSSMLRTAQRGGYAVAAFNVYNLESIAAALRAAIATRTPVIVALGERYFPNMRPATARAIVDTLLAQHAREGQAVPPVGLHLDHATSPEHCSEAIRAGFTSVMIDGSHLPYRENVRLTRAVVEEAHAHGVEVEAELGGLAAGEASHEFATGEEALTDPDQAREFVAETGVDALAVSVGTVHGLYRGEPRIDLDRLAAIHARVDVPLVLHGGSGTPAGLLRECVARGVAKVNVNTEISLAAVHRIREELEARPRAHFAELGLVAVPEMEEVMKDYIRRFGAAGVLPGI; encoded by the coding sequence ATGCCCGAGCTCGCCCGCTTCTCGTCGATGCTGCGGACGGCGCAGCGGGGTGGCTACGCCGTCGCTGCCTTCAACGTCTACAACCTCGAGTCGATCGCCGCGGCGCTGCGGGCCGCCATCGCCACCCGGACCCCGGTGATCGTTGCCCTGGGGGAACGGTACTTCCCGAACATGCGCCCGGCCACCGCCCGGGCGATCGTGGACACCCTGCTGGCGCAGCACGCCCGGGAGGGGCAGGCGGTGCCGCCGGTGGGGCTGCACCTCGACCACGCCACCTCGCCGGAACACTGCAGCGAGGCCATCCGGGCCGGCTTCACGTCGGTCATGATCGACGGGTCGCACCTGCCCTACCGGGAGAATGTCCGCCTCACCCGGGCGGTGGTGGAGGAGGCCCACGCCCACGGCGTCGAGGTGGAGGCCGAGCTGGGGGGACTGGCGGCCGGCGAGGCGAGCCACGAGTTCGCCACGGGCGAGGAGGCGCTGACCGACCCGGATCAGGCCCGGGAGTTCGTCGCCGAGACCGGGGTGGACGCCCTGGCGGTCTCCGTCGGCACCGTCCACGGGCTGTACCGGGGCGAACCCCGCATCGACCTGGACCGCCTGGCTGCCATCCATGCACGGGTGGACGTGCCCCTGGTCCTGCACGGCGGGTCCGGCACCCCCGCCGGGCTCCTCCGGGAATGCGTGGCCCGGGGCGTCGCCAAGGTGAACGTCAACACCGAGATCTCCCTGGCTGCGGTCCACCGCATCCGGGAGGAGCTGGAGGCGCGCCCCAGGGCCCACTTCGCCGAGCTGGGGCTCGTGGCCGTTCCCGAGATGGAGGAGGTGATGAAGGACTACATCCGCCGGTTCGGCGCCGCCGGCGTCCTCCCCGGGATCTGA
- a CDS encoding FGGY-family carbohydrate kinase, with protein MTSPTPAAPSAAGGARILAVDVGTTGTRAMLFDLEGRPHGMAYREYRSHFLTPSVIDHDPQTWLDAVDAAVPEVLRSTATPGEAIVAIAVTSQRATILPVDAAGQPLSPAILWQDKRTLEQCRQIEATVGPQEVYARTGLRIDPYFSLPKLLWFRQVRPEVYRQAHRFLTVHDFVVHHLTGEFVTEWTQASRTMLFQVDHFRWDEELAGRLGIDIERMPRALPPGSVAGTLTRQAAERLGLPASVPVVMAGGDQQCAALGLGVTRPGLAKVTTGTGSFVVAPVNRPYRDPQARVLCSASAVAGGWILEAGIFTSGSVYRWVRDELSVAETTAGATLGLDPYDLLNLEAARAAPGAGGLVVIPHFAGSAAPYWNPLARGVIFNLALGHRRADLIRAVLEGIALEVGKNLAIIEALVEAGDAGSGLREIRVSGGAVRSDLFNQIQADVYGRRVVPGKLEQATALGAAILAAAAVGAYPDVQTAAGAMSTVDPSRAREPDLRRHAIYQEIAALHDAVYRALADAGVYERAAAVARLLQELGG; from the coding sequence ATGACTTCGCCGACCCCAGCCGCACCATCCGCCGCGGGCGGAGCCCGGATCCTCGCGGTCGACGTGGGGACGACCGGCACGCGAGCCATGCTGTTCGACCTGGAGGGTCGCCCGCACGGCATGGCCTACCGGGAGTACCGGAGCCACTTCCTGACGCCGTCGGTGATCGACCACGACCCGCAGACGTGGCTGGACGCCGTGGACGCGGCGGTTCCGGAGGTGCTCCGGAGCACCGCCACGCCCGGCGAGGCGATCGTGGCCATCGCGGTGACCAGCCAGCGGGCCACCATCCTCCCCGTGGACGCCGCCGGGCAGCCGCTCAGCCCGGCCATCCTCTGGCAGGACAAGCGGACGCTCGAGCAGTGCCGCCAGATCGAGGCAACGGTCGGGCCCCAGGAGGTCTACGCCCGCACCGGGCTGCGCATCGACCCGTACTTCTCGCTGCCCAAGCTCCTCTGGTTCCGGCAGGTGCGACCGGAGGTCTACCGGCAGGCGCACCGGTTTCTCACGGTCCACGACTTCGTCGTGCACCACCTGACGGGCGAGTTCGTCACGGAGTGGACGCAAGCGTCGCGCACGATGCTCTTCCAGGTGGACCACTTCCGGTGGGACGAAGAGCTGGCCGGGCGCCTGGGGATCGACATCGAGCGGATGCCCAGGGCTTTGCCCCCGGGGTCCGTCGCCGGCACGCTGACGCGCCAGGCGGCCGAGCGGCTCGGCTTGCCCGCCTCGGTTCCGGTCGTCATGGCCGGCGGTGACCAGCAGTGCGCGGCGCTCGGCCTCGGCGTCACCCGGCCCGGACTGGCGAAGGTGACCACGGGGACCGGGTCCTTCGTGGTGGCCCCCGTGAACCGGCCGTACCGGGACCCGCAGGCCCGGGTCCTCTGCAGCGCCTCGGCGGTGGCGGGCGGGTGGATCCTGGAGGCGGGGATCTTCACCTCGGGCTCGGTATACCGCTGGGTGCGGGACGAGCTCTCGGTGGCGGAGACCACCGCGGGCGCCACGCTGGGCCTGGACCCGTACGACCTGCTGAACCTGGAGGCGGCGCGCGCCGCACCCGGCGCGGGCGGACTGGTGGTCATCCCGCACTTCGCCGGCAGCGCCGCGCCGTACTGGAATCCGCTGGCCCGGGGGGTGATCTTCAACCTGGCCCTCGGCCACCGGCGGGCTGACCTGATCCGGGCGGTTCTCGAGGGGATCGCGCTGGAGGTCGGCAAGAACCTCGCCATCATCGAGGCGCTGGTGGAGGCCGGGGACGCCGGTTCCGGCCTCCGGGAGATCCGGGTCAGCGGCGGCGCCGTGCGCTCCGACCTGTTCAACCAGATCCAGGCCGACGTCTACGGGCGCCGGGTGGTCCCCGGCAAGCTCGAGCAGGCCACGGCCCTGGGCGCCGCCATCCTCGCCGCGGCAGCGGTGGGCGCCTACCCCGACGTCCAGACCGCCGCCGGGGCGATGAGCACCGTCGACCCCTCGCGGGCCCGCGAGCCGGATCTCCGGCGGCACGCGATCTACCAGGAGATCGCCGCCCTCCACGACGCCGTTTACCGCGCCCTGGCGGACGCGGGCGTGTACGAGCGGGCCGCGGCGGTGGCCCGCCTGTTGCAGGAGCTGGGGGGGTGA
- a CDS encoding iron-sulfur cluster assembly accessory protein — MALDGTIHPNDNVTEVDGIKVVVDGFTAMYLGDEVELDYEESRWGGGFRLHGAPSGSC; from the coding sequence ATGGCCCTGGACGGGACCATTCACCCCAACGACAACGTCACCGAGGTCGACGGGATCAAGGTCGTCGTCGACGGGTTCACCGCCATGTACCTCGGTGACGAGGTCGAACTCGACTACGAGGAAAGCCGCTGGGGCGGCGGGTTCCGCCTCCACGGCGCACCGTCGGGTAGTTGCTAG